A segment of the Collimonas fungivorans genome:
TAGATACGGCTTGCTAGGCAGGATATGTGGCCGTACCCACGATAAATCAAGGAAAATTTGCTATTTAGCGCGGATTTTTCAATATTTTGCCAAGCAAGAAGATTTCCGAGGACTTGTCGCGGCTGGCTTTGGGCTTCCGGGAAGCCACGGTTTTGAATTCCTGGCGGAATTTCATCAACACCTCATTGTAGCCGGTGCCGTTGAAACATTTCGCCAGCAAGGCGCCGCCGGGTTTCATGTGCTGCTGCGCAAATTCAATTGCCAAATCGATAATTTCCTCGACCCGCGCCGCATCGGAGATGGCGATGCCGGACAGGTTGGGCGCCATGTCCGACAACACCAGGTCCACCTTGCGCCCCTCCAGCAGGCGCTCCAGCTGGCGCAGGCTGTCTGCCTCGCGGAAGTCGCCCTGGATGAAATGGACGTCGGCAATCGGCTCCATCGGCAGGATGTCGAGGCCGATGATCATGCCATGGATGCCGCCGCCGTCCTGGCCGGACAGCTTGTTGCGGGCGTATTGCGACCAGCTGCCCGGAGTCGACCCGAGGTCGACGATGATCTGGCCAGGCTTGATCAGCTTGTCCAGCTCATCGATTTCTTTCAGCTTGTAAGCGGCCCGTGCACGATAGCCTTCTTTCTGCGCCAGCTTCACGTAAGGATCGTTAATGTGGTCGTGCAGCCAGTTTTTGTTTAATTTCTTCTTTGCCATTCGCGTAGAATACCGTTTTTAAGGAATTTTTATGTTGAAACTTACATCCGCCGAGCGTAGCGAGCTCCGTTCCCAGGCCCACGGTCTGGATCCTGTGGTCCTGATCAGCGAAGATGGCTTGAAGCCGTCCCTGATGAAAGAGATCGATTTAAGCCTGAATGCGCACGGCCTGATTAAAGTGCGTGTATTCGGTGATGATCGCGAGGCACGGATTGCCATCTACGAAACTATTTGCGAAAAACTCGGCGCCGCGCCGGTGCAGCATATCGGCAAGCTGCTGGTCCTGTACCGTCCGCAAAAAGACGCAGCCAAGGAACGCAGCGAAACCCGCGGCAAGGGCATGCGCGAAGTCACCATCGTCAAGCCGAGCCCGAGCGGCACCAAGCGGCCATCGGTGACCAAGGTCATGGTAAAAGGCAATGAGCGCGTGACCCAGGGCGGCAACATCAAGCGCGCCAAACCGCGCCAGAAAAGCAGCAAGAAATCAGCCTTGGGCCGTTAATGTCCGCCGCTTCGGCAGGTACTGCAGTTTGCGTGGGGCGGCCATCCTGCCTAGCGCAAACTGCGCAAACGTAAAATAAGCCCCACTCCCAGCAAGCTCTGGATCAGGTAGATGCCGCTGGCGACACCATGCAAGATGCCAAAGCGAGTCTTTGCATCGGCGCTCATGACACCGCCGACGGCCGCTTCCCGCAAATCAGCCATGAACGGCTGGATGCCGAAATAACCGACCAGAGTACACACCAGCATGGCCAGCGCCAGCCGCAGCAAGGTCTTGCGCAGCGGCGCCGCATCGTCGTGGGTGCGGTAGCTGAATAACATGATCAAGGCTATTCCGCAGGCCACGGACAGCCACGCCTCGATCCTGAACACGCTGCCGGCGATGGTGCCGGCCAGCATGCGGTCGGCCAAGGTGGCGAACAGGGTCGGCGCAACCAGGTAACCCACCGTCCACAAGCTGCCCACCCACAAAGTGGCGATCAACAGTCTGAGTCTTACTACAAGCATTGCCACTCCCGGTTTTCCATTCAAACGGCAAGCGCCGTACGCCTGCCCTGCCAGACTGCCGTGTAGTGTTTCGTACGTAATGGAGCTTCAGAAATGGTGTATTTTTGTGTCAGGCTAGGCGCACACCGGAGCGATAGTGGTGCTATCGCGAGGATTTGCAACAACGCCTGGCGCGAGAAGACACCGTTTATGAAGTTTCATTATGTGCGAAACACTGCACTTATATGTAACGGACTTCCAGTATCTCGTATTCACGGATGCCGGATGGCGCCTGCACGCCGACCACGTCGCCGGCGGTCTTGCCGATCAGCGCGCGGGCAATCGGCGAAGTGACGGAAACCTTGGACAGTTTGAGGTCGGCTTCGTCGGTGCCGACGATTTGATAAGTGACCTTGTCGCCCGACTCCAGGTCTTCCAGATCGACCGTGGAAGCAAACACCACGCGCCCGTCCGCATCCAGGGTTGCCGGGTCGATAACCTGCGCGGCGCCCAGTTTCCCTTCCAGGTCGGCAATCCGGCCCTCGACAAAAGCTTGCCGCTCTTTCGCCGCATCATAATCCGCGTTTTCCGAAAGATCGCCATGTGCGCGCGCTTCCGCGATGGCGCTGATGACGGCCTGGCGCTCTTTGGTTTTCAAACGATGCAACTCATCTTTCAACAATTGTGCGCCATGCTTGGTAAGAGGTACTGAGCTCATAGGATGGTATTCAACAAATATAAATAGGGTTTATCACGCACACAACAAAAGGTCACGGAGGTCAAAAACGTACCGAAAAAAGGGTGCGCTTATGACCTCCGCAGGAACTTCTGTAGCTGAATTGTACGTTTCGGCGGCTGCCAGGCATGCGATTGCAGCCCGGAAGCGATTCAGGATGCGCCTAGACGCATCCTGATCTGACCTTAGTGTAAGGTTTTATGCAGCCCTTGTAAATCATAGACGTGCAACTCGTCCAAATGGCGCATGCCTTCGACCGCGGCCTCTGCGCCGGCAATCGTGGTGTAGGTGGTGGCGTGGGCCGCCAGCGCCGACGTACGGATCGCCCGCGAATCGACGATAGCGCTGCGTTTTTCTTCGACGGTATTGATCACCAATGAAATTTCATTGTTCTTGATCATGTCGACCACGTGCGGACGCCCCTCCACTACCTTGTTGACGGTTTCCACCGGGATGCCGGCAGCGCTGATGGCCGCTGCCGTGCCCTTGGTCGCCACCACCGAGAAGCCGATCGCCACCAGGTCCTTGGCGACTTGCACCGCGCGCGGCTTGTCGCTGCCCTTGACGCTGAGGAACACCTTGCCCGACTTCGGCAGCTTGATGCCGGCGCCCAGTTGCGACTTGACGAACGCTTCGCCGAAGGTCTTGCCGACGCCCATCACTTCGCCGGTGGATTTCATTTCCGGTCCGAGGATGGTATCGACGCCCGGGAATTTGACGAACGGGAATACCGCTTCCTTGACGCTGAAATACTTCGGCACCACTTCATTCTTGATGCCCTGGCTGTCGAGCGACTGGCCGACCATGCAGCGGGCCGCGATCTTGGCCAGCTGCAGGCCGGTTGCCTTGGAAACGAACGGCACGGTGCGCGAAGCGCGCGGATTGACTTCCAGCACGAACACTACATCCTGGCCGTCGATCTGCTGAATCGCAAACTGCACGTTCATCAGGCCGACTACATTCAAGCCCTTGGCCATCAGCGAGGTCTGGCGCTTGATCTCTTCGATAGTTGCCTGCGACAGCGAATAAGGCGGCAGCGAACAAGCAGAATCGCCGGAGTGCACGCCGGCCTGCTCGATATGCTCCATGACGCCGCCGATGAAGGTGCGATCGCCGTCGGACAGGCAGTCGACGTCGACTTCGATAGCGTCGTTCAGGAAGCGGTCCAGCAGCACCGGCGAATCGTGCGATACCTTGACCGCTTCGCGCATGTAGCGCTCGAGGTCACGCTGCTCGTGGACGATTTCCATCGCGCGGCCACCCAATACGTAGGAAGGACGCACTACCAGCGGATAGCCGATTTCCTGCGCCAGGCGCAATGCATCTTCTTCGGTGCGCGCGGTGCGATTCGGCGGCTGGCGCAGGTTCAGGTCGTGCAGCAGTTTCTGGAAACGCTCGCGGTCTTCGGCGGCGTCGATCATGTCCGGCGAGGTGCCGACGATAGGCACGCCGTTGGCTTCCAGGTCGAGCGCCAGCTTCAGCGGAGTCTGGCCGCCGTACTGCACGATCACGCCGTACGGCTTTTCCTTGTCGACGATTTCCAGCACGTCTTCCAGCGTCACCGGCTCGAAATACAGGCGGTCCGAGGTGTCGTAGTCGGTCGATACGGTTTCCGGATTGCAGTTGACCATGATGGTCTCGTAGCCGTCTTCGCGCATCGCCAGCGCCGCGTGGACGCAGCAATAATCGAATTCGATGCCCTGGCCGATACGGTTAGGACCGCCGCCCAGCACCATGATCTTCTTCTTGTTGGTCGGGTTCGATTCGCACTCTTCCTCGTAGGTCGAGTACATGTAAGCGGTGTTGGTCGAGAATTCGCCGGCGCAGGTGTCGACCCGCTTGTAGACCGGACGGATGTTCAAGGCCAGGCGTTTCTTGCGCACGTCGGTATCGGTAGTCTTCAGCAGCTTAGCCAGGCGGCGGTCGCCAAAGCCCTTTTGCTTGAGGCGGAACAGCGTGTCGCGGTCCAGCGCTTCCAGCGTCTGGCTGTTTTCCAGCCACAGTTCGATATCGACGATTTCCTTGATCTGCGACAGGAACCACGGATCGATATGGGTCAGCTGATGCACTTCTTCCAGCGTGAAGCCCTGAGCGAAGGCGTCACCCACGTACCAGATGCGGTCCGGGCCCGGCTCGCCGAGTTCTTCTTCGATGACTTCGCGGTCCTGGGTCTTTTCGTTCATGCCGTCGACGCCGACTTCGAGGCCGCGCAAGGCTTTCTGGAACGATTCCTGGAAGGTGCGGCCGATCGCCATCACTTCGCCCACCGATTTCATCTGGGTGGTCAGGTGGTTATCGGCGGTCGGGAATTTTTCAAACGCAAAACGCGGAATCTTGGTGACCACGTAATCGATCGAAGGCTCGAACGATGCAGGGGTGGCGCCGCCGGTGATTTCGTTGCGCAGTTCGTCCAGCGTGAAACCCACGGCCAGCTTGGCCGCGATCTTGGCTATCGGGAAACCGGTCGCCTTCGACGCCAGCGCCGAAGAACGCGATACGCGCGGATTCATTTCAATCACGATCATGCGGCCGTCGGCCGGGTTGACCGAGAACTGCACGTTGGAACCGCCGGTGTCGACGCCGATTTCACGCAGCACCGCCAGCGAGGCGTTACGCATGATCTGGTATTCCTTGTCGGTCAGGGTCTGCGCCGGCGCTACCGTGATCGAGTCGCCGGTATGCACGCCCATCGGATCCAGGTTTTCGATCGAGCAGACGATGATGCAGTTGTCCGCCTTGTCGCGCACCACTTCCATCTCGTACTCTTTCCAGCCGATCAGCGATTCTTCGATCAGCAGTTCCTTGGTCGGCGAGGCTTCCAGGCCGCGCTTGCAGATGGTTTCGAATTCTTCCGCGTTGTAGGCGATGCCGCCGCCGGTGCCGCCCATGGTGAACGAAGGACGGATGATGACCGGGAAGCCGAGCTCTTTCTGCACGCCCCACGATTCTTCCATGGTGTGGGCAACGCCGGAACGGGCCGAACCAAGGCCGATCTTGGTCATCGCTGCCTTGAACTTGGAACGGTCTTCCGCCTTGTCGATGGCTTCCGGCGAAGCGCCGATCAGCTCGACCTGGTATTTTTCCAGGATGCCGTGGCGATGCAGGTCCAGCGCGCAGTTCAGCGCGGTCTGGCCGCCCATGGTCGGCAGGATCGCGTCCGGCTTTTCCTTGGCGATGATGCGCTCCACTGCTTGCCAGGTGATCGGCTCGATGTAGGTCACATCGGCCATTTCCGGATCGGTCATGATGGTCGCAGGATTGCTGTTGACCAGGATTACCTTGTAACCCTCTTCGCGCAGCGCCTTGCAAGCCTGCGCGCCGGAATAGTCGAACTCGCAAGCCTGGCCGATGATGATCGGGCCGGCGCCGATGATCAGGATACTTTTTAAATCACTACGCTTAGGCATTTTTATTTTTCTCCAACATCGTTTGATTCATCAATTGAATGAAACGATCGAACAAGGGGGCGATGTCATGCGGGCCGGGCGACGCTTCCGGGTGGCCCTGGAAGCAGAACGCCGGCTTGTCGGTGCGGGCAAAACCCTGCAGCGAACCGTCGAACAAGGAAACGTGTGTGACGCGGCAGTTGGCCGGCAGGGTCGCGCCATCGACGGCAAAACCGTGGTTTTGCGAAGTGATCAGCACTTGCTTGCTGTCCAGGTCCTGCACCGGATGATTGGCGCCGTGGTGGCCGAACTTCATCTTCAGCGTCTTGGCGCCGGAAGCCAGCGCCATGATCTGGTGGCCGAGGCAGATGCCGAAAGTCGGCACGCCGCGCTCGATCAGCTCCTTGGTGGCGGCAATCGCGTAGTCGCAAGGTTCAGGGTCGCCAGGGCCATTGGACAGGAAAATCCCGTCCGGATTGAGCGCCAGCGCGTCGGCGGCCGAGGCTTGCGCCGGCAGCACCGTGATCTTGCAGCCGCGCTGCGCCAGCATGCGCAGGATGTTGAACTTGACGCCGTAGTCAAACGCCACCACGTGATATTTTGGGGTGATCTGCTGGTCGTAGCCGCGGCCCAGGCGCCATTCGGTCTCGCTCCAGCTGTAGGCCTTGGTAGTCGACACCACCTTGGCCAGGTCCATGCCGGCCAGGCCGGGAAAACCACGCGCCAGTTCCAGCGCCTTGGCGGTAGCGGCAGCGATGTCCTGCTCGCCGGCGACGATGGCGCCGCCCTGCGCGCCCTTTTCACGCAAGATGCGCGTCAGCTTGCGGGTATCGATGCCGGCGATGGCGACGATGTTCGACTCTTGCAGGTAAGCATCCAGGGTTTTGGTGGAGCGGAAATTCGACACCAGGCGCGGCAGGTCGCGGATGATGAGGCCGGCGGCGTGGATTTGCGAAGACTCGATATCCTCTTCATTGACGCCGGTATTGCCGATATGCGAATAAGTAAGGGTGACGATCTGGCGGCTGTAGCTTGGATCGGTAAGGATTTCCTGGTAGCCGGTCATGGCGGTATTGAATACGACCTCGCCAGTCGTATGACCGGCAGCGCCAATTGAAATACCTTGGAAAATCGTCCCATCTGCTAGCGCGAGGATGGCCGGTACGGTGAGGCCAGAAAAAAATGGCTGCAAGGGGTAACTCCTGATGTTGTTACCGCCGCTGCGCTGCGCCAAACGACCGCTATGAATCCCCAAACAGCGCTCAAACAGCGTTGAATTGACGGCTTATCAGTCTTTTTGGGACGAGATGGAAGGTGGTATGCGCTACGGCGGAGTAAATTGGGCTAAACCCTGCAATTATAGCCGACAACGACCTGTCCGGCAATCCGATCAGGCGCCAAGCCGAGGGTTTTTGTATAAATAATTAGTAAAGATTGACGGCGATGATGCAATTGACAACTTTGCTGACAATCGGCGCAAGAAAATCGGATGCCACTGCCAATATTGGTCAGCTTGCGAGTCCGGCATTCCGGACCCGCAAAGATTCGGCTTAAATACGACTTAAGCGCGGTTTAAACGCCTAAAGCCGCAATACCGGCCTTGGCGATCTGCACGTCTTCGCTCGACTTCACGCCGGAAACGCCGACTGCACCAAGATATTCGCCGCTGACCACGATAGGCACGCCGCCTTCCAGCAGACCTTCCAGGTTTGGTGCGGTAAT
Coding sequences within it:
- the carA gene encoding glutamine-hydrolyzing carbamoyl-phosphate synthase small subunit, yielding MQPFFSGLTVPAILALADGTIFQGISIGAAGHTTGEVVFNTAMTGYQEILTDPSYSRQIVTLTYSHIGNTGVNEEDIESSQIHAAGLIIRDLPRLVSNFRSTKTLDAYLQESNIVAIAGIDTRKLTRILREKGAQGGAIVAGEQDIAAATAKALELARGFPGLAGMDLAKVVSTTKAYSWSETEWRLGRGYDQQITPKYHVVAFDYGVKFNILRMLAQRGCKITVLPAQASAADALALNPDGIFLSNGPGDPEPCDYAIAATKELIERGVPTFGICLGHQIMALASGAKTLKMKFGHHGANHPVQDLDSKQVLITSQNHGFAVDGATLPANCRVTHVSLFDGSLQGFARTDKPAFCFQGHPEASPGPHDIAPLFDRFIQLMNQTMLEKNKNA
- the carB gene encoding carbamoyl-phosphate synthase large subunit — protein: MPKRSDLKSILIIGAGPIIIGQACEFDYSGAQACKALREEGYKVILVNSNPATIMTDPEMADVTYIEPITWQAVERIIAKEKPDAILPTMGGQTALNCALDLHRHGILEKYQVELIGASPEAIDKAEDRSKFKAAMTKIGLGSARSGVAHTMEESWGVQKELGFPVIIRPSFTMGGTGGGIAYNAEEFETICKRGLEASPTKELLIEESLIGWKEYEMEVVRDKADNCIIVCSIENLDPMGVHTGDSITVAPAQTLTDKEYQIMRNASLAVLREIGVDTGGSNVQFSVNPADGRMIVIEMNPRVSRSSALASKATGFPIAKIAAKLAVGFTLDELRNEITGGATPASFEPSIDYVVTKIPRFAFEKFPTADNHLTTQMKSVGEVMAIGRTFQESFQKALRGLEVGVDGMNEKTQDREVIEEELGEPGPDRIWYVGDAFAQGFTLEEVHQLTHIDPWFLSQIKEIVDIELWLENSQTLEALDRDTLFRLKQKGFGDRRLAKLLKTTDTDVRKKRLALNIRPVYKRVDTCAGEFSTNTAYMYSTYEEECESNPTNKKKIMVLGGGPNRIGQGIEFDYCCVHAALAMREDGYETIMVNCNPETVSTDYDTSDRLYFEPVTLEDVLEIVDKEKPYGVIVQYGGQTPLKLALDLEANGVPIVGTSPDMIDAAEDRERFQKLLHDLNLRQPPNRTARTEEDALRLAQEIGYPLVVRPSYVLGGRAMEIVHEQRDLERYMREAVKVSHDSPVLLDRFLNDAIEVDVDCLSDGDRTFIGGVMEHIEQAGVHSGDSACSLPPYSLSQATIEEIKRQTSLMAKGLNVVGLMNVQFAIQQIDGQDVVFVLEVNPRASRTVPFVSKATGLQLAKIAARCMVGQSLDSQGIKNEVVPKYFSVKEAVFPFVKFPGVDTILGPEMKSTGEVMGVGKTFGEAFVKSQLGAGIKLPKSGKVFLSVKGSDKPRAVQVAKDLVAIGFSVVATKGTAAAISAAGIPVETVNKVVEGRPHVVDMIKNNEISLVINTVEEKRSAIVDSRAIRTSALAAHATTYTTIAGAEAAVEGMRHLDELHVYDLQGLHKTLH
- the greA gene encoding transcription elongation factor GreA: MSSVPLTKHGAQLLKDELHRLKTKERQAVISAIAEARAHGDLSENADYDAAKERQAFVEGRIADLEGKLGAAQVIDPATLDADGRVVFASTVDLEDLESGDKVTYQIVGTDEADLKLSKVSVTSPIARALIGKTAGDVVGVQAPSGIREYEILEVRYI
- a CDS encoding RlmE family RNA methyltransferase; this encodes MAKKKLNKNWLHDHINDPYVKLAQKEGYRARAAYKLKEIDELDKLIKPGQIIVDLGSTPGSWSQYARNKLSGQDGGGIHGMIIGLDILPMEPIADVHFIQGDFREADSLRQLERLLEGRKVDLVLSDMAPNLSGIAISDAARVEEIIDLAIEFAQQHMKPGGALLAKCFNGTGYNEVLMKFRQEFKTVASRKPKASRDKSSEIFLLGKILKNPR
- a CDS encoding YhbY family RNA-binding protein, whose amino-acid sequence is MLKLTSAERSELRSQAHGLDPVVLISEDGLKPSLMKEIDLSLNAHGLIKVRVFGDDREARIAIYETICEKLGAAPVQHIGKLLVLYRPQKDAAKERSETRGKGMREVTIVKPSPSGTKRPSVTKVMVKGNERVTQGGNIKRAKPRQKSSKKSALGR
- a CDS encoding DUF4149 domain-containing protein; this encodes MLVVRLRLLIATLWVGSLWTVGYLVAPTLFATLADRMLAGTIAGSVFRIEAWLSVACGIALIMLFSYRTHDDAAPLRKTLLRLALAMLVCTLVGYFGIQPFMADLREAAVGGVMSADAKTRFGILHGVASGIYLIQSLLGVGLILRLRSLR